From a single Pigmentibacter ruber genomic region:
- a CDS encoding GNAT family N-acetyltransferase codes for MTAKEKKEKEEAKEEKKNLDSKRSFSIREMEIQDLAEAYNLGETCFRADLWPMLYRGWDEYEVTSMFNTDGDYCLVAENDDFQKGIDAEDERIVGFVLGTVMSKPGTAWSYGYIVWLCAHPNWQREGVASKLIDKVVEAFVENEGVRIIMADTDPSNNRAVQFFKKKGFDQEHQHVFLTSNIENNPLYSDLLHKSRAAALEEQYLKKIRRLAIGSSGLAAVKNLKRKNINSKNEPNKNKTAKRKKKKSKKKK; via the coding sequence ATGACTGCAAAAGAAAAAAAGGAAAAAGAAGAGGCAAAAGAAGAAAAGAAAAATCTTGATTCAAAACGCAGTTTTTCTATCCGAGAGATGGAAATCCAAGATCTAGCCGAAGCCTATAACCTTGGTGAAACTTGCTTTAGAGCTGATTTATGGCCAATGCTCTATAGAGGTTGGGATGAATATGAAGTTACAAGCATGTTTAATACCGACGGCGATTATTGTTTGGTAGCAGAAAATGATGATTTTCAAAAAGGAATAGATGCTGAAGACGAGCGGATTGTCGGTTTTGTTTTAGGTACAGTGATGTCAAAACCAGGAACAGCTTGGAGTTATGGTTATATTGTTTGGCTTTGTGCGCATCCCAATTGGCAAAGAGAAGGTGTTGCAAGCAAGCTTATAGATAAGGTTGTTGAAGCTTTTGTTGAAAATGAAGGTGTTAGAATTATTATGGCTGATACAGATCCTAGTAATAATAGGGCTGTCCAATTCTTTAAAAAGAAAGGTTTTGATCAAGAACACCAACATGTTTTTTTAACTTCTAATATAGAAAATAATCCTCTTTATTCAGATCTTTTACATAAATCCAGAGCTGCTGCACTTGAAGAACAGTATTTGAAAAAAATTAGAAGACTAGCTATAGGTTCCTCAGGGCTCGCAGCCGTGAAAAATCTTAAAAGGAAAAATATTAATAGTAAAAATGAACCAAACAAAAATAAAACTGCAAAACGCAAAAAGAAAAAATCTAAAAAAAAGAAATGA
- a CDS encoding ATP-dependent helicase, with the protein MHKETGSLDLSLLNKAQYQACIHKDGPAVVYAGAGSGKTRVICSRIGWLITEEKIPSASILAVTFTNKAAKEMKERINEYIGERNTKNLIISTFHAFCARFLRIYSSQAGFQPGFTIYDDNDQKSLLKDLLKQLNIPDKLLSVSTVKSKIDKIKNLGLTPEEYLRDIKNNADIITKENQYQLKQFGEYYDPELIQKVYDLYQRNLKKQNAMDFNDLLLEMYKLLENNNSVLQSMQNRFKYFLIDEFQDTNPIQFKLIKILSSHTNNLFIVGDDDQSIYSWRGAEPAFILNFDKEYASTKIFKLEENYRSSDKIIGAATSVIKNNFKRADKTIFTNNLNGKKIKFKSCEDPYTEAKYIANEIYSAVQNNEVFSNFCILYRTNAQSRSLEDELRRRMLPYIIYGSVRFYERAEIKILLGYLKLIINPTDEASLIKVINTPRRGFGEKAVQKLKELSLQQNESMLKTLTEVVYGTLENDLSRSLSGVKDFIMNYQKWKNNILDHNKPSITLAQIVSDINFEIYLKSTHPEDFDERWLNVIELKNALIEFENSNNEEFLEGKNGFEKLSLFIEQAMLTIEPTVYNVQQGSANAITLMTIHSAKGLEYQNIILAGLEEGVLPHQNSLDSPEAIEEERRLMYVAITRAKSNLIITNCKKNRYKDFLPAQESRFISEIPEKYIDILDHNTNIKKEFGKISNTNKFIDKPRIFKGDELLNEQKIGPGNDEHIWKKGQRVSHKVFGEGIIREIEKSSQGYRLKIKFEKNNVGEKTLIHTYVNPI; encoded by the coding sequence ATGCATAAAGAAACAGGCTCACTTGATCTATCATTATTAAATAAAGCGCAATACCAAGCTTGTATTCATAAAGATGGGCCAGCTGTAGTTTATGCTGGAGCAGGAAGTGGTAAAACAAGAGTTATTTGTTCTAGAATTGGTTGGTTGATAACAGAAGAAAAAATCCCGTCCGCATCCATTTTGGCAGTTACATTTACTAATAAAGCCGCTAAAGAAATGAAAGAAAGAATCAATGAATATATTGGAGAGCGTAATACAAAAAATTTAATTATTTCTACTTTCCATGCTTTTTGTGCAAGATTTTTAAGAATATATTCATCACAAGCTGGATTTCAACCAGGATTTACAATCTATGATGATAATGATCAAAAGAGCTTATTAAAAGATTTATTAAAACAATTAAATATTCCAGATAAACTATTATCAGTAAGTACAGTTAAGTCCAAAATTGATAAAATAAAAAATTTAGGGTTAACTCCTGAAGAATATTTAAGAGATATAAAAAATAATGCAGATATTATTACTAAAGAAAATCAGTATCAACTAAAACAATTTGGTGAATACTACGATCCTGAACTTATCCAAAAAGTTTATGATTTATATCAAAGAAATTTAAAAAAACAAAACGCAATGGATTTTAATGATTTATTGTTAGAAATGTATAAATTATTAGAAAACAATAATTCTGTTTTACAATCAATGCAAAATCGTTTCAAATATTTTCTAATAGATGAATTTCAAGATACAAATCCTATTCAATTTAAATTAATAAAAATATTAAGCTCACACACTAATAATTTATTTATAGTTGGGGATGATGACCAAAGTATCTATTCTTGGCGAGGAGCTGAACCTGCTTTTATTCTTAACTTTGATAAAGAATATGCAAGTACCAAGATTTTTAAACTTGAAGAAAATTATCGAAGTTCTGATAAAATAATAGGAGCTGCAACTAGTGTTATAAAAAATAATTTCAAAAGAGCAGATAAAACAATATTTACAAATAATTTAAATGGGAAAAAAATTAAATTTAAATCTTGTGAAGACCCATATACAGAAGCAAAATATATTGCAAACGAAATATATTCCGCCGTTCAAAATAATGAAGTATTCTCAAATTTTTGTATTTTATATCGAACAAACGCACAAAGCCGTTCTTTAGAAGATGAACTAAGAAGAAGAATGTTACCTTATATTATTTATGGTTCAGTTCGTTTTTATGAACGTGCTGAAATAAAAATTTTATTGGGTTATTTAAAATTAATTATTAATCCTACAGATGAAGCTTCACTTATTAAAGTAATAAATACACCGCGCCGTGGATTTGGAGAAAAAGCCGTTCAAAAGTTAAAAGAACTCTCTCTTCAACAAAATGAGAGTATGTTAAAAACTCTTACTGAAGTTGTTTATGGAACTTTAGAAAATGATTTATCTCGGTCTCTATCAGGCGTTAAAGATTTTATTATGAATTATCAAAAATGGAAGAATAATATTTTAGATCATAATAAACCATCAATAACTTTAGCACAAATTGTATCTGATATAAATTTTGAAATTTATTTAAAATCAACTCATCCCGAAGATTTTGATGAACGCTGGTTAAACGTCATAGAATTAAAAAATGCTCTCATAGAATTTGAAAATAGTAATAATGAAGAATTCCTTGAAGGAAAAAATGGTTTTGAAAAATTAAGTTTATTTATTGAACAAGCAATGCTTACTATAGAACCAACTGTTTACAATGTTCAACAAGGAAGTGCGAATGCTATCACCCTCATGACAATACACTCTGCTAAAGGTCTAGAGTATCAAAATATAATTCTAGCAGGGTTGGAAGAAGGTGTTTTACCGCATCAAAATTCTTTGGATTCACCTGAAGCTATTGAAGAAGAACGTCGTTTAATGTATGTTGCAATAACTAGAGCTAAAAGTAATTTAATAATAACAAATTGCAAGAAAAATAGATATAAGGATTTCTTACCAGCTCAAGAAAGTCGTTTTATTAGTGAAATACCGGAAAAATATATCGATATTTTAGATCATAATACAAATATTAAAAAAGAATTTGGTAAAATATCTAACACAAATAAATTTATTGATAAACCAAGAATATTTAAAGGTGATGAACTATTAAATGAACAAAAAATTGGCCCTGGTAATGATGAGCATATTTGGAAAAAAGGGCAGCGCGTATCACATAAAGTTTTCGGTGAAGGAATAATTAGAGAAATAGAAAAAAGTTCGCAAGGATATAGATTAAAAATCAAATTTGAGAAAAATAATGTTGGTGAAAAAACTTTAATTCACACCTATGTTAATCCTATTTAA
- the rpe gene encoding ribulose-phosphate 3-epimerase, with protein sequence MKSEIKVSPSIAAGNLMRLEDEVKRLEISGADSIHFDVMDGHFVPLLTIGIPFIEQMRKITNMKLDVHIMVTNPDQVFQDYLNAGADILTFHQETALHAHRICMKIKETGKKAGIALNPGTNWSSIEYLLPVVDQITIMSVNPGFSRQMHLSLVHKKISALAKYKKENDLKYDIMVDGGVNSENVYLLRQLGTDIVVAGGAVFNYEDYTEAILKIKKASITKL encoded by the coding sequence ATGAAATCAGAAATAAAAGTTTCACCCTCAATTGCTGCTGGAAATTTAATGCGCTTAGAAGATGAGGTAAAACGCCTTGAAATAAGCGGTGCAGATAGCATACATTTCGATGTAATGGATGGTCACTTTGTTCCTTTACTTACAATTGGAATCCCATTTATTGAACAAATGCGAAAAATTACTAATATGAAATTAGATGTGCATATTATGGTAACAAACCCAGATCAGGTCTTTCAAGACTACTTAAATGCTGGAGCAGATATTTTAACTTTTCACCAAGAAACTGCTTTACATGCACATCGTATTTGTATGAAAATAAAAGAAACTGGTAAAAAAGCAGGTATTGCTTTAAATCCAGGAACAAATTGGAGCAGTATAGAATATCTCCTACCAGTAGTTGATCAGATTACAATCATGTCTGTAAATCCAGGTTTTTCTAGACAAATGCATTTGTCTTTAGTGCATAAAAAAATTTCAGCTCTTGCAAAATATAAAAAAGAGAATGATTTAAAGTATGATATTATGGTTGACGGAGGAGTTAATTCTGAAAATGTCTATCTTTTAAGACAATTAGGAACAGATATTGTTGTTGCAGGTGGAGCTGTTTTTAATTATGAGGATTATACTGAAGCAATTCTTAAAATTAAAAAAGCTTCAATAACAAAACTTTAA
- a CDS encoding polyprenyl synthetase family protein, whose amino-acid sequence MLPKFYDTIKNDLEILESKLIEYLLTPNKPTNQVLSHIFSSGGKRIRPAIFLLCSQLIDYDGEFKFPIASVCEYIHTASLLHDDVIDNSSLRRNKPTVNSIWGDETAVLSGDLIYSAACRLMVKTRSLELIDDFAECIRFMSESELFQLELLWKKDTSLSDYERVVSGKTAILFQASAKTPCYLKNASQELSTHFANYGKFLGFAFQIFDDCLDYEGNEELLGKPVVTDLLEGKVTLPLIYSLQSENKKLDIIVSSVLENGKISPEDKSKLLLNVKECGGLEKSFNLAEFYSQKARDALNEIAKILKLSEKQKLALDALNQITYFVLNRKN is encoded by the coding sequence ATGTTACCTAAATTTTATGATACAATTAAAAATGATTTAGAAATTCTGGAATCTAAGCTGATAGAATATCTTCTCACACCTAACAAACCTACTAACCAAGTATTATCACATATTTTTTCTTCAGGTGGCAAAAGAATAAGACCTGCAATATTTTTATTATGTTCTCAATTAATAGATTATGATGGAGAATTTAAGTTTCCAATAGCTTCTGTATGTGAATATATCCATACCGCAAGCCTTTTGCATGATGATGTTATTGATAATTCATCATTAAGAAGAAATAAACCTACCGTAAATTCCATTTGGGGCGATGAAACGGCCGTATTATCCGGAGATTTAATCTATTCAGCAGCATGTAGATTGATGGTCAAAACTAGATCATTAGAATTAATTGATGATTTTGCTGAATGTATTCGTTTTATGAGTGAAAGCGAACTATTTCAACTGGAATTACTTTGGAAAAAGGATACTTCACTATCTGATTATGAAAGAGTTGTTTCAGGAAAAACAGCTATACTATTTCAAGCAAGTGCAAAAACTCCTTGCTATTTAAAAAATGCTTCTCAAGAGTTATCAACACATTTTGCTAATTATGGTAAATTTTTAGGATTTGCATTTCAAATTTTTGATGATTGTCTTGATTATGAAGGAAATGAAGAACTATTAGGTAAACCAGTTGTAACAGATTTATTAGAAGGAAAAGTTACTTTACCTTTAATTTATTCTCTCCAATCTGAAAATAAAAAACTTGATATTATTGTTTCTTCAGTTTTAGAGAATGGTAAAATATCTCCTGAAGATAAATCAAAGTTACTTCTTAATGTAAAAGAATGTGGTGGTTTAGAAAAGTCCTTCAATTTAGCTGAATTCTATTCACAAAAAGCAAGAGATGCTCTAAATGAAATAGCTAAAATATTAAAACTTTCTGAAAAACAAAAATTAGCCTTAGACGCTTTAAATCAAATTACTTATTTTGTTTTAAATAGAAAGAATTAA
- a CDS encoding M16 family metallopeptidase, whose translation MLTYKIHKKTLKNGLQFFYCHTPDTVNFEISMHINTGARDEIEETNGVSHFLEHMMFRGSKKYPNSLELAKAMESFGSETNAMTGVEHTSYWIKGDSEKTLEAIECFSDFFLHPNYADIEIERSVILQEMASDFNEAGDSIDTESLSMSTLFANHPLGNPIIGSEHIVKKISEKELSAKRRDFYSPERCVLTICTSKSENDVTNYVEKYFGNIWEHNNNSNPNRILAENFIPQLSQLKKPQNALCLQNNPDNQFAIKIIFPTSGGLTEEIVLITFLQRLLDDGICTRLPANIREKYGLVYDISCDTQFFKEIGTFSIDATVSEDKLNELLEKLSVELKNIITEKPLESEVNHIKFRYNFDLKQIKETPFRLLNREATAYFMNSNLSVDDEIKIVQSITPDSVLKIAKKVFGSARRGFVLIGPKARKKRDQVEKLLSVFDNIKDI comes from the coding sequence ATGTTAACATATAAAATACACAAAAAAACATTAAAAAATGGTCTGCAGTTTTTTTATTGCCATACTCCAGATACTGTTAATTTCGAAATATCAATGCATATAAACACTGGCGCTCGTGATGAAATTGAAGAAACAAATGGAGTTTCACATTTTCTAGAACACATGATGTTTCGTGGTTCTAAAAAATATCCTAATTCACTTGAATTGGCAAAAGCTATGGAGTCTTTTGGTAGCGAAACAAATGCAATGACTGGAGTTGAGCACACTTCGTATTGGATAAAGGGAGACTCAGAAAAAACTTTAGAAGCTATTGAATGTTTTTCTGATTTTTTCTTACATCCTAATTATGCTGATATTGAAATAGAAAGATCAGTTATTTTACAAGAAATGGCTTCTGATTTTAATGAAGCAGGTGACAGTATTGATACAGAATCATTATCCATGTCTACATTATTTGCTAATCACCCATTAGGTAATCCAATTATTGGTAGTGAGCATATTGTTAAAAAAATCTCAGAAAAAGAACTCTCAGCTAAAAGACGTGATTTTTACTCGCCTGAAAGATGCGTACTTACTATTTGCACTTCTAAATCTGAAAATGACGTAACAAATTATGTTGAAAAATATTTTGGAAATATTTGGGAGCATAATAATAATTCTAATCCCAATAGAATACTTGCTGAAAACTTTATTCCACAATTGTCACAACTAAAAAAACCCCAAAACGCTTTATGCTTACAAAATAATCCTGATAATCAATTTGCTATAAAAATTATTTTTCCAACATCTGGTGGATTAACAGAAGAAATTGTATTAATAACTTTTCTCCAAAGATTACTTGATGATGGAATTTGTACCAGACTGCCAGCAAATATTAGAGAAAAATATGGATTAGTTTATGATATAAGTTGTGATACTCAATTTTTTAAAGAAATAGGTACTTTTAGTATTGATGCTACCGTATCAGAAGATAAATTAAATGAATTACTTGAAAAACTTTCTGTTGAATTAAAAAATATAATAACAGAAAAACCATTAGAATCAGAAGTTAATCATATAAAATTTCGTTACAACTTTGATTTAAAACAAATAAAAGAAACACCTTTCCGTTTACTAAACAGAGAAGCTACTGCTTATTTTATGAATTCAAACTTATCTGTTGATGATGAAATTAAAATAGTTCAATCCATAACCCCCGATTCAGTTTTAAAAATTGCAAAAAAAGTTTTTGGCTCCGCAAGAAGAGGTTTTGTTTTAATAGGTCCAAAAGCTAGAAAAAAACGAGATCAGGTAGAAAAACTATTAAGCGTATTTGATAATATTAAGGATATTTAA
- a CDS encoding isopenicillin N synthase family dioxygenase, whose amino-acid sequence MKQVPITSISEYINGSIKDKNNFVRSFGKAIQEFGFVIVEDHEIENTLINDCYDQAKKLFNLSLQIKKNYSAADGLGQRGYVSFGIEHAKNSDKGDLKEFWHIGREHFANKSIEQMSEKNIWPTNELPQFKNLFLELYSKLDNMALILLSAMSEYLGLEKDSLPKMAKDGNTILRVLHYPPLKNNDFSSGAVRAGEHEDINLMTILCEATEGGLEILTREGKWLEIQTKKGQMVVDSGDMLSRITNQIVPSTTHRVVNPKSAKNVSRYSMPFFIHPYENCELNVFKNCLSPSRPAKFPPILANEFLLQRLKEIGLGNKN is encoded by the coding sequence ATGAAACAGGTTCCTATTACTAGCATTAGTGAATACATAAATGGTTCAATCAAAGATAAAAACAACTTCGTTAGGAGTTTTGGAAAAGCCATTCAAGAATTTGGCTTTGTTATTGTTGAAGACCATGAAATAGAAAATACTCTTATAAATGATTGTTACGATCAAGCTAAGAAATTATTTAATTTATCATTGCAAATAAAAAAGAATTATTCGGCTGCAGATGGTCTTGGGCAAAGAGGGTATGTTTCTTTTGGCATCGAACATGCAAAAAATAGTGATAAAGGTGATTTAAAAGAGTTTTGGCACATTGGTAGAGAACATTTTGCAAATAAATCTATTGAGCAAATGTCTGAAAAAAATATTTGGCCTACAAATGAATTGCCACAATTTAAAAATTTATTTTTAGAACTCTATTCTAAACTTGATAATATGGCACTTATTCTACTATCAGCTATGTCAGAGTATCTAGGTCTTGAAAAAGACTCTTTACCAAAAATGGCTAAAGATGGAAATACTATTTTAAGAGTGTTACATTACCCTCCACTAAAAAATAACGATTTTTCCTCTGGTGCTGTCAGGGCTGGTGAACATGAAGATATTAACTTAATGACTATTTTGTGCGAAGCCACAGAAGGCGGTCTCGAAATTTTAACCAGAGAAGGAAAATGGTTAGAAATTCAAACTAAAAAAGGTCAAATGGTTGTTGATTCTGGTGACATGTTGTCCCGTATTACAAATCAAATAGTACCATCCACAACCCATCGAGTTGTAAATCCTAAGTCAGCAAAAAATGTGTCTAGATATTCAATGCCATTCTTTATTCATCCCTATGAGAATTGCGAATTGAATGTCTTTAAAAATTGTTTATCCCCATCAAGACCCGCCAAATTTCCTCCTATCTTAGCCAATGAATTTTTGTTACAAAGGTTAAAGGAAATTGGTTTAGGAAACAAAAATTAA
- a CDS encoding ABC transporter ATP-binding protein: MKEENVLTVENLVTSFNVSGREVNAVDDCSFHVQKGKTLGIVGESGCGKSVTSLSIMRLIPSPPGKIKAGKIIFDNKNLLDFHEKEMRSIRGNKISMIFQEPMTSLNPVYTIGNQIAEVFQTHKKVSYKEAQNLSIEMLKQVRIPSPEKRIHDYPHQLSGGMRQRVMIAIALACKPALLIADEPTTALDVTIQAQILALMNNLQQDNGMSTILITHDLGVVAETCDDVVVMYAGKIVEKASTKEIFTNPKHPYTIGLLNSIPRLGEKKNRLNTIPGIVPSLTKLPKGCRFQDRCSLATEECKISEPKLNEISKNKFVACIKA, from the coding sequence GTGAAAGAAGAGAACGTTCTAACTGTTGAAAATTTAGTCACTAGCTTTAACGTTTCCGGTAGAGAAGTTAATGCTGTGGATGATTGTTCCTTTCATGTCCAAAAAGGAAAAACCTTAGGCATTGTTGGCGAATCAGGTTGCGGAAAAAGTGTAACAAGTTTATCAATTATGCGTTTAATTCCTTCACCTCCAGGAAAAATAAAGGCTGGTAAAATTATTTTTGATAATAAAAATTTATTAGATTTTCATGAAAAAGAAATGCGCTCAATTCGTGGAAATAAAATATCTATGATATTTCAAGAGCCCATGACAAGTCTAAACCCAGTTTATACAATTGGAAACCAAATAGCAGAAGTCTTTCAAACTCATAAAAAAGTAAGTTATAAAGAGGCGCAAAATTTATCAATTGAAATGTTGAAACAAGTAAGAATACCCTCTCCTGAAAAAAGAATTCACGATTATCCTCACCAATTATCAGGCGGTATGCGACAAAGGGTTATGATTGCAATAGCATTAGCTTGTAAACCAGCTTTATTAATAGCTGATGAGCCAACAACTGCATTAGACGTTACAATTCAAGCACAAATATTAGCATTAATGAATAATTTACAACAAGACAATGGAATGTCCACTATTTTAATTACACATGACTTAGGAGTTGTTGCTGAAACATGTGACGATGTTGTTGTAATGTATGCTGGAAAAATAGTCGAAAAAGCTTCTACAAAAGAAATATTTACAAATCCAAAACACCCCTATACAATTGGTTTATTAAATTCTATTCCAAGACTGGGTGAAAAGAAAAATCGTCTGAATACTATTCCAGGTATTGTTCCTTCTCTGACGAAATTACCTAAAGGTTGTAGATTTCAAGACAGGTGTTCATTAGCAACAGAGGAATGTAAAATTTCAGAACCCAAATTAAATGAAATTTCCAAAAATAAGTTTGTGGCTTGCATTAAAGCTTAG
- a CDS encoding ABC transporter ATP-binding protein: MTADYILQIKNLIKYFPIYGGLIGKEIAKVHAVDDVSFSLAKGKTLGLVGESGCGKSTLGRTILRLIEPTSGTIVFNGKDITKLSQKELRYLRKEFQIVFQDPFASLNPRMSIREILSEPFEIHKLYTNKNERELKIISLLNEVGLNPEFIDRYPHEFSGGQRQRIGIARAISLNPKIIICDEPVSALDVSIQSQILNLMMDLRDKYHLSYIFIAHDLSVIEHISDDVAVMYLGKIVEYTSSDNLYSKPLHPYTKALISSIPKHDIVEKRKRQVIQGDIPSPINPPSGCRFHTRCPFAKEICSEKIPELKNMGTHSSPHFVSCHFTKELSDKTI; encoded by the coding sequence ATGACTGCAGACTATATTTTGCAGATAAAAAATTTAATTAAATATTTTCCCATTTACGGAGGATTAATTGGGAAAGAAATTGCAAAAGTTCATGCTGTTGATGATGTTTCTTTTTCATTAGCTAAAGGAAAAACATTAGGTTTAGTGGGTGAATCTGGATGTGGAAAAAGTACTTTAGGAAGAACTATTTTAAGATTAATTGAACCCACATCAGGAACCATAGTATTTAATGGTAAAGATATTACTAAACTTTCTCAAAAAGAACTTAGATATTTAAGAAAAGAATTTCAAATAGTTTTTCAAGATCCATTTGCAAGTTTAAACCCTAGAATGTCAATCCGTGAAATATTATCTGAACCATTTGAAATTCACAAATTATATACAAATAAAAATGAAAGAGAGTTAAAAATTATTTCTCTTTTAAATGAAGTGGGACTTAACCCAGAATTTATTGATAGATATCCCCATGAATTTTCTGGTGGACAACGTCAACGAATAGGAATTGCAAGAGCAATATCACTAAATCCTAAAATTATAATTTGTGATGAACCAGTAAGCGCTCTCGATGTTTCAATTCAAAGTCAAATATTAAATTTAATGATGGATCTTAGAGATAAATATCATCTTTCTTATATTTTTATAGCACACGATTTGTCTGTTATAGAACATATTTCAGATGATGTAGCTGTGATGTATTTAGGTAAAATAGTTGAATATACATCTTCAGATAATCTGTATAGTAAACCTTTACATCCATATACAAAGGCTTTAATATCTAGTATTCCAAAGCACGATATTGTTGAAAAAAGAAAACGTCAAGTCATTCAAGGTGACATACCAAGTCCTATTAATCCACCTTCAGGATGTCGTTTTCACACACGATGCCCATTTGCTAAAGAAATTTGCTCAGAAAAAATACCAGAATTAAAAAATATGGGAACACATAGTAGTCCCCATTTTGTATCTTGTCACTTTACAAAAGAATTATCTGATAAAACAATTTGA
- a CDS encoding SAM hydrolase/SAM-dependent halogenase family protein, which produces MFIKLKQQAIKVSKLLSAWYIFVLGNVAIAKAPVVLMTDFGLTDGAVSTMKGVIYTVDSSLTVSDLSHNVEAFNVQEASYRLYQVMQYYPKGTVFVSVVDPGVGTARKSIVAETNNGYFIVTPDNGTLTNIAAVYGIKEIREIDETKNRLENSEKSHTFYGRDVFAYTGGKLAAEKITFAEVGPNILKDYIKFPLQTSQVKNNTIYGSVIILDGDYGNLWTNISPENLKQIGAEVGKQIQVEILDKKDKVIYRKKIHYGNTFGDVKVGTEVSYLNSLGNFAIAINQSNFAKKYKIKPEYKIIVKM; this is translated from the coding sequence ATGTTTATCAAATTAAAACAACAAGCTATAAAGGTAAGTAAATTACTTTCGGCTTGGTATATTTTTGTCCTTGGAAATGTGGCTATTGCAAAAGCTCCAGTCGTTCTAATGACTGATTTTGGTTTAACCGATGGAGCTGTGAGTACAATGAAAGGCGTAATTTACACCGTCGATTCCAGTTTAACTGTTTCAGATTTATCGCATAATGTTGAAGCTTTTAATGTTCAAGAAGCTTCATACAGATTATACCAAGTAATGCAATACTATCCTAAAGGTACTGTCTTTGTTTCTGTAGTAGATCCTGGGGTAGGAACCGCTAGAAAATCTATTGTTGCCGAAACTAATAACGGTTACTTTATTGTGACGCCAGACAATGGAACTTTAACAAATATAGCTGCTGTTTACGGAATTAAAGAAATTAGAGAAATTGATGAAACAAAAAATAGATTAGAAAATTCAGAAAAATCTCACACTTTTTATGGTCGGGATGTATTTGCTTATACTGGTGGAAAACTTGCTGCAGAAAAAATAACTTTTGCTGAAGTGGGACCAAATATTTTAAAAGATTATATAAAATTTCCACTTCAAACTTCTCAAGTAAAAAATAATACTATTTATGGTAGTGTTATTATTTTAGATGGTGATTATGGAAATTTATGGACAAATATTAGTCCTGAAAATTTAAAACAAATTGGAGCAGAAGTAGGGAAACAAATTCAAGTTGAAATTTTAGATAAAAAAGATAAGGTTATCTATCGCAAAAAAATTCATTATGGCAATACTTTTGGTGATGTTAAAGTCGGAACAGAAGTATCTTATTTAAATAGCTTGGGCAATTTTGCTATAGCTATTAATCAAAGTAATTTTGCAAAAAAATATAAAATAAAACCTGAATATAAAATCATAGTGAAAATGTAA